The sequence below is a genomic window from Equus caballus isolate H_3958 breed thoroughbred chromosome 11, TB-T2T, whole genome shotgun sequence.
GAGGGTACTAAAGGCTCAAAGTAAACCCAACAGTTGGCAGGCTGAGTGAGAAGAGGGAGGAATGAGATTCCACCTACCACACTTGACCATGGCATTTATCCAGCAGGTGGCCGTTATTTATCTTGCTGGTAATACAGGCACTTACTGCTGAAAACAAACACCACTGATGTGCAGTGAGAAGCCAACTCCTAGCTGGCTTCCCAGAAGGGCTGTGTGCACTTGGAAGAGGCCAGCGGAAGAGCCGGCGCAGGGCAGCTACCTGGAGTCCTGCTTGCTGCGGCCGCTCTTCACCTCTTCGCCCTTGGCGGTCAGAACGATGTTGAGATAACGCAGATCATAAAGCAGCTGCAGTGCCCGATTCTGGGTCATTGGAAACGCACCTTCCTTCTGCAAATGAATTTCCCGTCCCCGCCCATTAGGGGTGACGGCTCGTTATGTCAGCATAACAAACGGCTTCGTGTTTTAGTTGAGTTACACCTTGTTATTTCAGAAGCAGAAGGTTTTCATACTCTCATGGCCAGCTGACtctcacaacaacaacaaaaataagttaTGTTACAAACTGGGTcttaaacaaaactaaaaacctaACAGGTGGGAAGAGACCCTGCCCTTAAAAAAGAAAGGCCTCAGGTACTGTagatggtttttgttttttgggggtgggtctcgccctgagctaacatctgtgccaatcttcctctattttgtatgtgggtcaccaccatagcatggctgcccctgagtggtgtaggtccacgcccaggacccaaaccaaggCCGCTAAAGCGGCACGtgccaaacttgaccactaggccatggggccagcccaaatagatggttattttaaagaaaaaaacttctggCATGAAGAAGAGGCATTTTGAGGTAGCTCAGGAGAGATGACCTACCTGAATTCTTTCCAAAATCAGGAGTCGGGCCTGTCTTAAAAATAttactgggggccagcccggtggtgtagtggttaagtttgcgggctctactttggtggcccagggttcgcaggttcgcaggtttgcatcccgggtgcggatgaATAATgagtacacaccactcatcaagccatgctgtggcggcatcccacatatgaaatagaggaagactggcacagatgttagttcagtgacaatcttcctcaccaaaaaattaaaataaaaaaaaaaaagttattgatGAAATGGAATATACACCAAGGGCAGAATGCCTCACAGCaggggagaggagtggagggCTGGGGGCCAGACCTCCCGTAACAGTCCCTCGTGTCCACGCGCTGGGCTCTGCCACCGCCCCAGCTTCCGCACAGCCCCCTGAGCAGTTTATCTACGTGAGCACATGGGGTCCTGAGGACACAGGTCAGCGGTctgccagccctgccctgagGGTGTGGCCGTGCTGGAGTTGGAAACCAGGCCTCTAACCGCAGCGTTCAGCCTTTCCACCTGGACGGGACTGCATTCTCATGAAGACCCGCTTGACCCTTGCGAAGAGCTGGAAGCCACTACTAACTAGCCAGCCAGGCGGAGTGAGCCTTAACACCTGAATCCTTGACGTGAACTGCCCAGACCCAAGAAAAAGTTaaggtttttatttctgtttttaatggaaaaaaattcaaacacctaccttcatctgtttttcttctggaagtttctcaTAGGCAGCTACTATTTGAACCATACAGCTTTTCAGCATCTCCTGCAGTGTCACCTTTGGCAAGGCATGGCCTCCAACCCGATTAATTTCCTGGCATAAGCTAAACAGGAAGGACTGCACGTACCAAGATGGCTGGAAGAACAAAGGAATGTCAAGTCGCCAACTTACGCCATCGAATGAGACGTGGTGAGAGTGGGTCCATTTATCCTTATCAGGCAAACACACCGGACCCTGACCTCTCCAGTCAGCCCCTGTTACAGCACACAGTTACAGACAAGTGACATTTGCTGTCCTTCCCTCGGTGGCCTTGGCCTGACCTGGCAGGTGGCACTGTGTCTTACTGCTGTTGCTGTTTTCCCTTTGGGGTAAGTGGTTCTCTAATCAGCACAGAGCCCGTGGTACAACAGGAAAGAATCATTGACTGACTTCTCGAACAGTCAGTCATTTACTTGGCCCTACATCCACTTTGCCCCCACAGGAGTTACACATATTACCCGCAGCTCTTCCTCAGAAGCTGCATGCTGCGGCATTTTCTAGTCTTTTTCCTTCCCACAGAGCAGGTGCCCATTTCAGCCACGGGCTCGCTAACGGTGGCACTTGCCTACCTGGACAGGGAGTCGGATCTTGGATGTGATGCTGTTGCCAGACTCTGCTTCCTCCTGAATTTCTAGTTCATCCCAGCTGGTGGCCGTAGCCAGCACTGAGCCAGCATCATCTAAAAGTAATGACTGGGCAAATCCATGAGCCAAAACCTGGTAATAAAAGGCAAATATCCAGAGAGGCCACTCAGATCCCTTGTGTAGAGTTTATTTCAAACTCCTAGAGTAGTCCTGAGACCAGCTTCTGCTGCCTAGAGCGTGTGTGGGATGGTGCATGGTAAGCATCACTCTTCTTTGGGCTAATTACTGCTATCAGCAATAGGAATTTTTTTGCTAACTCTACATATCTCAGGGGCTATCTCttggggccagccggtggcgtagtggttaaattcatgtgctccacttcggcagcccagagtttgcaggtttggatcctgggcgcagacctacacaccactcatcaagccatgctgtggcggcattctatgtacaaaatagaggaagaccggcacagatgttagctcagcaacaatcttcctcaagcaaaaagaggaagactggcaacagatgttagctcagggccaatcttcctcacccccccccccccccccaaaaaaaggcaGGGACTATCTGTTAAGACACTAGTGGAGATTAGAAAGAATATGATATTGAGGTTGACGGGCAGGAAATATAGACCCTTGTCCAGGGAGAAGGTCTTTCATTCTCAtcagatggaaggaaaaaaaaaatcaggttttcTGTCTATAAAATCCAGGctaaaaatgaatggaaaagctTTTACATTTGAGCTCTCTGGCAGAGATAAGTCAGAATAACTGTATGAAATAATAATTGTTATTCTCTTACTATTAGAAGACTTTATTGAGGTTGGCCAGCTTGGAATATGATAAAAGGGAGACAAAGCCGGCACTCCCTGGTGAGCAGGGAAAGAAAACGTTTCCATGCCCCTCACCTTCACAACTGCTGAGCTCCAGACCCGGTAGCCCACCACACTCTGCTGGAGGAGGAGTTCCTTTACTTCCTGCCACTTGGCCTGCGTAGGAATTATTTCCTGAGTTTTCCCCTTTCCCTGTTTTTTCAGAGCCCTAGAATCCCTTGCTGGTTTCTCGGAGCTCCCCGATTTTCCCAAGATGCACTCCTTCAGATGGGGACACAGTTCTCCCAGGGACTGGCAGAGTCTGGCCATGAACAGGACTGCGTGAAGCTTGACACCACTGAGGACGTCCTGCTGCCCTTGCACAACGTCTTCAATGTTCTGCAGCTCCACCCGGATGCAGTCCGTGATGTGCTGGATGCACGCCACCGAGTGGGTCTGCAGCATGTCCTGCACGGTCCCAGCATCAGCGTACCTGTCAAAGGCACAGCTCCTCGCTTGCGAGGGGGAGACATCCTTAGAAAGTGACGAGTCACCAGAGGGAAGGTAAGCCATGAGGTCCTCCAATTTAACCTTCAGTTTAGAATCAAGggcagaacagaagttctggACACACGGGCTCACAGCCTGAGCTTTCATGGAGAGCCCACTACCAGCCAGCTGACCCCGGTTCGCCACGTTGACCCAGGCGGCATCAGGAGGCAGGTCACTGGAACTCTCGGACCAGAGGAAGAGAGCCATGTTATGCTCAAAGTGGATGTGCTTATTTGGGGTGGCGTTGCTGGTGCTGCTTTCCAGTTCCTGCAGAGCTGAAACGAGGAGCTCTCTGGAACTAGCGGAGATGGAGTCGAAGCCTTCTTTCGTCAGAGTctaaaagagaataagaaaacagCTCCCGTCACAACGCCTTTCAGGACAACTCGAAACAAGAGCACCAAGTGGCAGTCTATCCTAGCATTCCGAATGTCCTCCACCACGCTCAGAAAGACGACACGGTGTTGGCAGAGAACAAAGTCATCGCtggtggacacacacacacgttcctGACCAACGGACAGAGGCCTGGTCTCCTTTTCAGCACTAGAGTCTGCATCTCTGTTCACTGCTATGGTTCGTTTATCCAGAAGAGCCACCCCGGGAGGAAGTCAGCAGGGAAAGAACACACTCAGGAGGTGACAGGAGTCTCCCCAGACAGTCAAAGAGCACACGAGGACTGGCCACGAGAGCTGGACCGTGTGACTCCCAGCTCACCTGCAATCGGTCAAGGAAGAGGCGCTGCATCAGGTCCTCCCAGAACAGGAGGGGCTTCTCCAGGAGCCGCCGGCACACCACGGTCCAGCCGTGGGCGGTGGACTCCATGTTAAGAAGCTCCCACATGGCGTCCCGGATGCCTGCGAGAGCCTTCATGCTCTTCACGTACTTAAGCAGGTTGGTGATCCCGTTTTTAATGTCTTCATTACACCTGCAACAAAATCGATCTCCCTGGGCCCCATGAGATGCGTGGTTTTTTCACACCTTTATTAAGAAAAGCAGCAGCACTCCATTTGA
It includes:
- the COG1 gene encoding conserved oligomeric Golgi complex subunit 1 isoform X3 is translated as MAAAAASPALKRLDLRDPAALFETHGAEEIRGLERQVRAEIEHKKEELRQMVGERYRDLIEAADTIGQMRRCAEGLVDAVKATDQYCARLRQAGSAAPRPPRDPQPQQPSQEKFYSMAAQIKLLLEIPEKIWSSMEASQYLHATQLYLLCCHLHNLLQLDSSGSQCSPVLSRFPILIRQVAAASHFRSTILHESKMLLKCQAVSDQAVAEALCSVMLLEESSPRQALADFLLARKAAIQKLLSQPLHGAGIKAQICSLVELLATTLNQAHALFYTLPEGLLPDPSLPCGLLFSTLETITGQHPTGKGISVLQEEMKLCGWFKHLPASVVEFQPALRTLAHPISQEYLRDTLQKWIHVCNEDIKNGITNLLKYVKSMKALAGIRDAMWELLNMESTAHGWTVVCRRLLEKPLLFWEDLMQRLFLDRLQTLTKEGFDSISASSRELLVSALQELESSTSNATPNKHIHFEHNMALFLWSESSSDLPPDAAWVNVANRGQLAGSGLSMKAQAVSPCVQNFCSALDSKLKVKLEDLMAYLPSGDSSLSKDVSPSQARSCAFDRYADAGTVQDMLQTHSVACIQHITDCIRVELQNIEDVVQGQQDVLSGVKLHAVLFMARLCQSLGELCPHLKECILGKSGSSEKPARDSRALKKQGKGKTQEIIPTQAKWQEVKELLLQQSVVGYRVWSSAVVKVLAHGFAQSLLLDDAGSVLATATSWDELEIQEEAESGNSITSKIRLPVQPSWYVQSFLFSLCQEINRVGGHALPKVTLQEMLKSCMVQIVAAYEKLPEEKQMKKEGAFPMTQNRALQLLYDLRYLNIVLTAKGEEVKSGRSKQDSRFEKVADYLEGLIDPFDLDVFTPHLNSNLNRLVQRTSVLFGLVTGPENQFTPRSSTFNSQEPHNILPLASSQIRFGLLPLSMTSTRKTKSTSRSIETKAQAAIHKPAGVLLGGPPGTLPSR